From a region of the Bacteroidales bacterium genome:
- a CDS encoding GAF domain-containing sensor histidine kinase, with translation MKEKKFSKVAIRETNETKKVRIGSDLKPEVSEELIEKWQSLLDVTARIIDVPAASIMKLHEDYIEVFLNSQIVENPLYAGQKIELIYGVYCETTIGKQQKLLVPDATKSEIWKHHKHAIDLNLISYLGFPVNYPDGEVFGTLCVHDNKENHYNELHKDLMDKMRQHIETDLELLISNHQLEQSNEMKSKFLSLISHDVRGAVSSLDGFIELLISRFHSYERNELQNKLKTIRVTTNSLNQTLQNLLTWSKQDFVQLQPYKKQVDLIAVLTKILDFLKPRIEYKALEVNTDYPSEGVFVHADPNMLETALRNIISNAVKFTENEGKIFIRVFETEQGVEIEIEDTGMGMDEKTANKLFTYNYSEGTDDKGQESSGIGLLLSKEFLDKNDATVKVSSKLGEGSRFTVTI, from the coding sequence ATGAAAGAAAAGAAATTTTCCAAAGTCGCCATCAGAGAAACCAATGAAACCAAAAAGGTTCGTATTGGTTCGGATTTGAAACCAGAAGTAAGCGAGGAACTGATAGAAAAGTGGCAGTCATTGTTAGACGTTACAGCCAGAATCATTGATGTTCCCGCTGCCTCGATTATGAAATTGCATGAAGATTATATCGAGGTGTTTTTAAATAGCCAAATTGTCGAGAATCCTTTATATGCAGGTCAAAAGATAGAGCTGATTTATGGGGTTTATTGTGAAACCACAATTGGTAAACAACAAAAATTATTGGTTCCTGATGCAACCAAAAGTGAAATTTGGAAGCACCACAAACATGCTATAGATTTAAATCTGATCTCCTATTTGGGCTTTCCCGTTAATTATCCCGACGGGGAAGTTTTTGGTACTCTATGTGTGCATGATAACAAAGAGAACCACTACAATGAACTCCATAAGGATTTAATGGACAAAATGAGACAACATATAGAGACCGATCTGGAGCTTCTCATTTCAAATCACCAGTTGGAGCAGTCCAATGAAATGAAATCAAAGTTTTTATCGCTTATTTCTCATGATGTTCGGGGTGCTGTGTCGTCCTTGGATGGATTTATAGAGCTGTTGATATCCAGATTTCATAGCTACGAACGCAATGAATTGCAAAATAAGCTGAAAACCATAAGAGTAACTACCAATTCGCTTAACCAGACCCTTCAAAATCTGTTGACCTGGTCAAAACAGGATTTCGTTCAATTACAGCCGTATAAGAAACAGGTGGATCTGATCGCCGTTCTAACCAAAATTTTGGATTTTCTGAAGCCAAGGATTGAATATAAAGCGTTGGAAGTGAACACGGATTATCCCTCTGAGGGGGTTTTTGTTCATGCCGACCCCAATATGCTGGAGACAGCACTGCGAAACATTATTTCCAATGCCGTGAAGTTTACCGAAAATGAAGGGAAAATATTTATTAGGGTTTTTGAGACAGAGCAGGGAGTTGAAATTGAAATTGAGGATACGGGAATGGGCATGGATGAAAAGACAGCCAATAAGTTATTTACCTATAACTATTCTGAGGGGACTGATGATAAAGGACAAGAAAGTTCGGGTATAGGACTGTTGTTAAGTAAAGAGTTCCTCGATAAAAACGATGCCACGGTAAAAGTTTCAAGTAAATTAGGAGAAGGTAGCAGATTTACTGTAACCATTTAA